One Megamonas hypermegale genomic window carries:
- a CDS encoding histidinol-phosphatase HisJ family protein, with the protein MLFDTHLHTKFSADSDMLLTDAINSAEKQNIGLIITEHLDFDYPGEDLFEFDPIKYMNEYLPYRSDKLYLGVEVGMQEHTLIPSKKFIEKAPFDQIICSIHLLDGEDLYYKSCYKQDKQTTYINYLSAMAKLIAQHDFANILGHIDYICRYAPYSPADITLDEFGEAVDIVWKTVLDKGIVPELNTRRFDNINNIKLLLKLYERYAALGGKYVSIGSDAHTKENVGFKIHEAADFMEQYNLKPVYFVNRQMQLCKS; encoded by the coding sequence ATGCTTTTTGATACACATCTTCACACAAAATTTTCAGCTGACTCTGATATGCTTTTAACTGATGCTATAAACAGTGCAGAAAAACAAAATATAGGGCTCATCATCACAGAACACCTTGATTTTGATTATCCTGGTGAGGATTTATTTGAATTTGACCCTATAAAATACATGAATGAATATCTACCATATCGCAGTGATAAATTATATCTAGGCGTTGAAGTGGGTATGCAAGAACATACACTCATTCCTAGCAAAAAATTTATAGAAAAAGCTCCATTTGACCAAATAATCTGTTCTATTCATCTTTTAGATGGAGAAGATTTATATTATAAATCCTGCTATAAACAAGATAAACAAACGACTTATATAAATTATCTTTCTGCAATGGCTAAACTTATAGCTCAGCATGATTTTGCTAATATTTTAGGTCATATCGATTATATCTGTCGTTATGCACCGTATTCACCTGCTGATATCACCCTTGACGAATTTGGTGAAGCAGTCGATATCGTCTGGAAAACCGTTCTCGATAAAGGCATAGTACCAGAATTAAATACTAGACGATTTGATAATATCAATAATATAAAATTATTATTAAAATTATATGAACGATATGCTGCACTCGGTGGAAAATACGTATCTATTGGCTCCGATGCTCATACAAAAGAAAATGTCGGCTTTAAAATTCACGAAGCTGCTGATTTTATGGAACAATATAATTTAAAACCTGTTTACTTCGTCAACCGTCAAATGCAATTATGTAAATCATAA
- a CDS encoding TIGR03905 family TSCPD domain-containing protein, producing MKNFSYTTSGTCSQQINFSLDEQNHIHNLEFIGGCNGNLQGISHLVEGQDAQTVINKCSGIHCGIRPTSCPDQLSKALTLALQK from the coding sequence ATGAAAAATTTTTCCTATACAACTTCAGGAACTTGCTCTCAACAAATAAATTTCAGCTTAGATGAACAAAATCATATCCATAATCTAGAATTTATCGGTGGTTGCAATGGCAATCTTCAAGGTATCAGCCATCTCGTTGAAGGTCAAGATGCTCAAACAGTAATTAATAAATGCAGTGGCATTCATTGTGGCATACGCCCAACTTCTTGCCCTGACCAATTATCTAAAGCATTAACTTTGGCACTGCAAAAATAA
- a CDS encoding UDP-glucose dehydrogenase family protein — protein MRVAMIGTGYVGLVTGTCFAATGNNVICVDVVKEKIDNLNKGIIPIFEPGLDKMVKSAQERGNLSFTTDIKEALQKSDICFIAVGTPMGEDGSADLQYVINAAREIGKYMVHDMYIVDKSTVPVGTGDLVRSVVQEELAKRDSDLYFDVISNPEFLKEGNACQDFMHPDRVVIGSENPKSIEVMQELYEPFIRSSEFFVTMDIKSAELTKYAANAMLATKISFINEIANISEKVGANINKVRRGIASDSRIGYSFLNPGCGYGGSCFPKDVKALIKTSRQYNYEPELLSSVENVNARQKMVLVNKVVDVFGEDLKGKTFAVWGLAFKPGTDDMREAPAIRLIEELTKRGAFIRAYDPQAMKTAKNFYLKDIDNIMYIKNKYDALDDVDALIVVTEWKEFQSPDFMEIADRMKGDIIFDGRNIYKAKTVINHNLKYYQIGA, from the coding sequence ATGAGAGTTGCTATGATTGGAACAGGTTACGTAGGCTTAGTTACTGGTACTTGTTTTGCAGCTACAGGTAATAATGTTATTTGTGTAGATGTAGTTAAAGAAAAAATTGATAATTTAAATAAAGGGATTATACCAATTTTTGAACCTGGATTGGACAAAATGGTAAAATCTGCTCAAGAACGAGGAAATTTAAGTTTTACAACAGATATAAAAGAAGCTTTACAAAAAAGTGATATATGTTTTATTGCTGTTGGTACACCAATGGGAGAAGATGGTAGTGCTGATTTACAATATGTAATAAATGCTGCACGTGAAATAGGTAAATACATGGTGCATGATATGTATATAGTCGATAAATCAACAGTTCCAGTGGGAACAGGTGATTTAGTTCGCAGTGTTGTTCAAGAAGAACTTGCAAAACGTGATAGTGATTTATATTTTGATGTTATTTCTAATCCAGAATTTTTAAAAGAAGGCAATGCTTGTCAAGATTTTATGCATCCAGATAGAGTTGTTATTGGTTCAGAAAATCCTAAATCTATTGAAGTAATGCAAGAATTATATGAACCATTTATTCGCTCTAGTGAATTTTTTGTAACAATGGATATAAAAAGTGCTGAGCTTACAAAGTACGCAGCAAATGCTATGTTAGCTACAAAAATTTCTTTTATTAATGAAATTGCTAATATCAGTGAAAAAGTTGGAGCAAATATCAATAAAGTAAGACGTGGTATTGCTAGTGATTCAAGAATTGGTTATAGCTTTTTAAATCCTGGTTGTGGCTATGGTGGCAGTTGTTTTCCAAAAGATGTCAAAGCGCTTATAAAAACAAGCCGTCAGTATAATTATGAACCAGAATTATTATCTTCTGTAGAAAATGTAAATGCTCGCCAGAAAATGGTACTTGTAAATAAAGTCGTTGATGTTTTTGGTGAAGATTTAAAAGGTAAAACTTTTGCTGTATGGGGATTGGCTTTTAAACCAGGTACGGATGATATGCGTGAAGCACCAGCTATTCGTTTGATTGAAGAATTGACAAAACGCGGTGCATTTATCAGAGCATATGACCCGCAAGCTATGAAGACAGCAAAGAATTTTTATTTAAAAGATATTGATAATATCATGTATATAAAAAATAAATACGATGCACTTGATGATGTCGATGCTTTAATCGTTGTAACGGAATGGAAAGAATTCCAAAGTCCAGACTTTATGGAAATTGCAGACCGAATGAAAGGCGATATTATTTTTGATGGCAGAAATATTTATAAAGCAAAAACAGTAATCAATCATAATCTAAAATATTATCAAATTGGTGCATAA
- a CDS encoding cupin domain-containing protein, with amino-acid sequence MILSEHQIVRKEKANGGKGHIIIEHLLSQDQLQNQCGMFAHVTLEVNCSLGYHEHHGNGEAYYITKGTGLYSDNGTMVEVKAGDVVFCPDGEGHGIENTSPTENLEFTALIVNTPK; translated from the coding sequence ATGATTTTATCTGAACACCAAATTGTTCGCAAAGAAAAAGCAAATGGTGGCAAAGGCCACATCATCATCGAACATCTTTTATCACAAGACCAATTACAAAATCAATGCGGTATGTTTGCTCATGTCACATTAGAAGTTAATTGCTCTTTAGGCTATCATGAACATCACGGTAACGGCGAAGCTTATTATATCACAAAAGGCACTGGTCTTTATAGCGATAACGGCACTATGGTCGAAGTCAAAGCAGGCGACGTTGTTTTCTGCCCTGATGGCGAAGGTCACGGCATTGAAAATACTTCTCCTACAGAAAATCTTGAATTCACTGCTTTAATCGTAAATACTCCTAAATAA
- a CDS encoding YdcF family protein → MIEFLKFGASWVLPPGIFFLMFLFLAYCCKKRRQTRLAIAITFVTFLFYLASTSYVGGMLIGSLEDKYDPPENLPSADIIVVLGGGATSDTKDVVGTGTLCSIPANRLLTAVRLQKKLGIPILVSGGQIHADSGKEADIARRILKELGVSEDMILLENKSLNTTQNAQYSYNLLKSRGYSKPLVVTSAFHMERTVANFKKMGVEIVPYPCDYMVNKEQVFHYNKLAPSSQALEFTALYFQENLRTFVTKYIE, encoded by the coding sequence ATGATTGAGTTTTTGAAATTTGGAGCAAGCTGGGTATTGCCACCTGGAATATTCTTTTTAATGTTTTTATTTTTGGCATATTGTTGTAAAAAAAGACGACAAACTCGTCTGGCGATAGCAATAACCTTTGTAACATTTTTATTTTATCTTGCCTCGACTTCATATGTTGGCGGTATGCTCATTGGCAGTTTAGAAGATAAATATGACCCACCGGAAAATTTGCCTAGTGCAGATATAATTGTAGTTTTAGGGGGCGGAGCGACGAGCGATACAAAAGATGTTGTTGGCACGGGTACATTATGTAGTATTCCTGCAAATAGACTTTTAACTGCTGTTCGTTTGCAAAAAAAATTAGGTATACCAATTCTTGTTTCTGGTGGTCAAATACATGCAGATAGTGGCAAAGAAGCTGATATTGCACGGCGTATTTTAAAAGAACTTGGTGTATCAGAAGATATGATATTGTTGGAAAATAAAAGCTTAAACACAACACAAAATGCACAGTATTCATATAATCTATTAAAATCGAGAGGATATAGTAAACCACTTGTTGTAACATCGGCTTTTCATATGGAAAGAACGGTAGCTAATTTTAAAAAAATGGGTGTGGAAATAGTACCTTATCCATGTGATTATATGGTAAATAAAGAACAGGTTTTTCATTACAATAAATTAGCACCATCGTCACAAGCTTTAGAATTTACGGCTTTATATTTTCAAGAAAATTTGCGTACATTTGTCACGAAATACATTGAATGA
- a CDS encoding MATE family efflux transporter: MVKDLTTGSPAKLILMFTLPLIVGNIFQQLYLLSDTLIVGRFLGVRALAAIGCSGCLMFLMIGFVIGFTGGLTICTGQRFGAKDIEGMRKSAAACTVLSLTIAIIATIIGLFIARPMLMFLQTPAEVLDMATVFLSIIFLGIFATMLFNTSSNLIRALGDSKTPLYFLILGCVLNIILEITFIGVFNWGIAGAGFATVLAQFINGSGCVIYIKKKIPELHFKWSDLKISRQVAWQHLRVGLPMGFQSSIIAIGAIILQVPLNNLGEIAVAAYAAAQKIDMIAMMPLMSFGMAMAAYTAQNYGAGKFDRIKSGVNKCILMSGGFSIFIGIFNILMGPEMIEIFVGEGQQQVVDYGHIYLIVNGSCYLILSLLFIYRFTLQGLGQSLIPTFAGIMELIMRAMAGLFLVGQFGYIGACWANPMAWIGSCVPLMITFYITRKSLLKKVALQNIAKI, from the coding sequence ATGGTAAAAGATTTGACTACAGGAAGTCCGGCAAAATTAATTTTAATGTTTACATTACCGCTGATTGTAGGAAATATTTTCCAACAGCTGTATTTGCTTAGTGATACATTAATTGTAGGTCGTTTTTTAGGTGTGCGTGCATTGGCGGCCATTGGTTGTAGCGGTTGTTTGATGTTTTTAATGATAGGATTTGTAATTGGTTTTACTGGTGGTTTAACCATTTGTACAGGTCAGAGATTTGGTGCAAAAGATATAGAAGGTATGCGCAAGAGCGCAGCGGCTTGTACCGTTTTAAGTTTAACCATTGCGATTATTGCTACAATTATTGGACTATTTATAGCTAGACCGATGTTAATGTTTTTGCAGACTCCAGCTGAAGTTTTAGACATGGCAACTGTATTTTTAAGCATAATATTTTTAGGGATATTTGCTACAATGCTATTTAATACTTCTTCAAATTTAATTCGTGCTTTAGGTGATAGTAAAACACCTCTTTATTTTTTAATTTTGGGCTGTGTTTTAAATATTATTTTAGAAATTACATTTATTGGCGTATTTAATTGGGGTATTGCTGGTGCTGGTTTTGCAACGGTATTGGCACAATTTATAAATGGCAGTGGTTGTGTCATATACATTAAAAAGAAAATTCCTGAATTACATTTTAAATGGTCGGATTTGAAGATTTCTCGCCAAGTTGCTTGGCAACATTTGCGTGTGGGTTTGCCAATGGGGTTTCAATCATCTATAATAGCTATTGGCGCAATTATTTTACAAGTGCCACTCAATAATTTAGGTGAAATAGCAGTAGCAGCTTATGCAGCTGCACAAAAAATAGATATGATTGCCATGATGCCTTTAATGTCATTTGGTATGGCAATGGCTGCTTATACTGCACAAAATTATGGAGCTGGAAAATTCGATAGAATAAAAAGTGGCGTTAATAAATGTATATTAATGTCAGGTGGTTTCAGTATTTTTATCGGTATATTTAATATTCTTATGGGACCTGAAATGATAGAAATTTTCGTAGGCGAAGGACAACAACAAGTTGTGGATTATGGTCATATTTACTTAATTGTAAATGGTTCATGTTACTTAATTTTATCTTTGTTGTTTATTTATCGTTTTACTCTTCAAGGTTTAGGTCAAAGTCTTATACCGACATTTGCTGGAATTATGGAACTTATTATGAGAGCAATGGCTGGATTGTTCTTAGTTGGACAGTTTGGCTATATTGGAGCTTGCTGGGCTAATCCGATGGCTTGGATAGGTTCATGTGTACCTCTCATGATAACTTTTTATATAACACGTAAATCGTTATTGAAAAAAGTTGCCTTGCAAAATATAGCTAAAATATAG